One Nodosilinea sp. FACHB-141 DNA segment encodes these proteins:
- a CDS encoding rhomboid family intramembrane serine protease: protein MDDADLQAKLKKLEAELNTAAPPATRHSTDKPAPAPQPWMQRLKGNALLPVYLVAIPWAQEMIDQVVFGGRWNLPLHPRSIEGIPGIFLSAISHSGFAHLIGNTFGFLIFSWLILAKSRRDYWITLLVGWLGGGVVAWLLGPSSVHGLSGVVYTLFGYLLCIGWLERRVVPLLISMFVLINYSYFIFGMFPTQPMVAWWGHLFGFLLGIVAAYRVYQEPGRQR, encoded by the coding sequence TTGGACGACGCAGATCTACAGGCCAAACTCAAAAAGCTAGAGGCAGAACTCAACACCGCTGCGCCTCCAGCTACCCGACACTCCACCGACAAACCAGCCCCAGCACCCCAGCCTTGGATGCAACGGCTAAAGGGCAACGCGCTGTTGCCGGTGTATCTTGTGGCCATTCCCTGGGCGCAGGAGATGATTGATCAGGTGGTGTTTGGCGGTCGATGGAATCTGCCTCTGCACCCCCGCAGCATTGAGGGCATACCGGGCATTTTTTTGTCGGCCATCTCTCACTCAGGGTTTGCCCACCTGATTGGCAACACCTTTGGGTTCCTCATTTTTAGCTGGTTGATTTTGGCTAAAAGCCGTCGCGACTATTGGATTACCCTGCTGGTGGGCTGGCTCGGAGGTGGCGTGGTGGCCTGGCTGCTCGGCCCCAGCAGCGTGCACGGGTTGAGCGGTGTGGTGTATACCCTATTTGGCTATCTGCTTTGCATTGGCTGGCTAGAGCGTCGGGTAGTGCCGCTGCTGATTTCGATGTTTGTGCTGATTAACTACAGCTATTTTATTTTTGGCATGTTCCCAACTCAGCCGATGGTGGCCTGGTGGGGGCATTTGTTTGGCTTTCTGCTGGGGATTGTGGCGGCTTACAGGGTGTATCAGGAGCCGGGGCGGCAGAGGTAG
- a CDS encoding Npun_F0813 family protein yields the protein MFILKRQDVDIKTMHHPQKDQQIPILSYQGQTFRLLSVFTAAQEDDARALWRDLTDNRGKACVLLEEPDRFSIWGKIRLDQFDDAGPDTGTPPAEATYIKACLLMLQVLYMDVEDLLGAKQARQFEGDISKVFAAWKFPQAVTPDAVKNLLTVDPLAMPQLPPWQDHHLQRLLEETHRMGKDYFGNANFADRALEAVEDLTANEQALFRRWLQQSPGGRSWI from the coding sequence ATGTTTATCCTCAAGCGGCAGGATGTTGACATCAAAACGATGCACCATCCTCAAAAAGATCAGCAAATTCCAATTTTGTCGTACCAGGGGCAAACCTTTCGGCTGCTGAGTGTGTTTACTGCCGCCCAGGAAGACGACGCTAGGGCACTGTGGCGCGACCTGACCGACAACCGGGGTAAGGCCTGCGTGCTGCTCGAAGAACCCGATCGCTTCAGCATCTGGGGCAAAATTCGCCTCGACCAGTTTGATGACGCTGGCCCTGATACAGGCACCCCGCCAGCGGAGGCCACCTACATCAAAGCCTGCCTGCTGATGCTCCAAGTGCTGTACATGGATGTGGAAGATCTGTTGGGGGCCAAGCAGGCGCGCCAATTTGAGGGTGACATTAGCAAGGTGTTTGCCGCCTGGAAGTTTCCCCAAGCGGTGACTCCCGATGCAGTCAAGAACTTGCTAACTGTAGACCCGTTGGCGATGCCGCAGTTGCCGCCCTGGCAAGATCACCATCTGCAACGTCTGTTAGAAGAAACCCACCGAATGGGCAAGGATTACTTTGGCAACGCCAATTTTGCCGATCGCGCCCTAGAGGCAGTCGAAGACCTAACCGCTAATGAACAGGCTCTGTTTCGGCGGTGGTTACAGCAGTCACCAGGGGGCAGGAGCTGGATTTAG
- a CDS encoding DUF4126 domain-containing protein: MDVLLHIAIGIGLSTAAGFRILVPFLVAGIASQQGYLALSPNMAWMGTTPAILAFAAATALEVLIYFVPVVDNLMDAVELPAAAIAGTILTAAVTGGDMNPFLQWSLALIAGGGVASSTQAFTGLARLASTAAGGPVGNIAVSTTELASSTILSVLAIAVPILVLLVVGVLLYLVFRRRGRKRRVS; this comes from the coding sequence ATGGATGTACTGCTGCACATTGCCATTGGCATTGGCCTCAGCACCGCCGCCGGGTTTAGAATTTTGGTGCCGTTTTTGGTGGCGGGGATAGCTTCCCAACAGGGCTATCTGGCCCTGTCCCCCAACATGGCTTGGATGGGAACAACCCCTGCTATTTTGGCCTTTGCCGCCGCTACGGCCCTAGAGGTGCTGATTTATTTTGTGCCAGTCGTCGATAATTTGATGGATGCGGTGGAGCTGCCAGCAGCGGCGATCGCAGGCACCATACTCACGGCTGCCGTCACAGGTGGCGACATGAACCCCTTTTTGCAGTGGAGCTTGGCCCTGATTGCCGGTGGCGGCGTGGCCAGCAGCACCCAGGCGTTTACGGGCTTAGCTCGGCTAGCTTCCACAGCGGCGGGTGGCCCGGTAGGCAACATCGCGGTTTCGACGACCGAGCTGGCCAGCTCGACTATCCTTTCGGTACTGGCGATCGCAGTGCCGATTCTGGTACTGCTGGTAGTAGGTGTGCTGCTGTACCTAGTGTTTCGACGGCGAGGCCGCAAACGACGGGTTTCCTAA
- a CDS encoding phage holin family protein — MASSDSTFDQIEGYFRRLWRLMTVLIDTHLNVAVQEANYESRRLISGFILLGIGIGLVTTAVVLGVVASVAFAQSLGLSWLQAIGAVAGVNLLLGLIFLTLGRLRLSGPLMIQTQARLSRSIALLKAKE, encoded by the coding sequence GTGGCTAGCTCTGACTCCACCTTTGACCAAATCGAAGGTTACTTTCGACGACTGTGGCGTCTGATGACGGTGCTGATCGATACCCACCTCAACGTGGCGGTGCAAGAGGCTAACTACGAAAGCCGACGGTTGATCAGTGGGTTTATTCTGCTGGGCATCGGCATTGGTCTAGTTACCACAGCGGTTGTGCTCGGCGTTGTCGCCAGCGTGGCGTTTGCTCAATCTCTAGGGCTGAGCTGGCTTCAGGCAATCGGGGCCGTAGCTGGGGTCAATCTGCTGCTGGGACTGATATTTCTCACCCTGGGGCGGCTGCGGCTAAGCGGGCCGCTGATGATTCAGACCCAGGCTCGCCTCTCGCGATCGATCGCATTGCTAAAAGCCAAAGAGTAA
- a CDS encoding ABC transporter permease, which yields MLTVFWGDWLDLRVRIPQVAASGLVSPLIYILAFGLGLGSAIDQVTTPSAGENYLEFILPGMVALSSMVISFGGTTFSICGDRLFTKTFEEMLLYPVRPLALHLGKMLAGIVRGLMTAGSVILVAILFTGRFWSFVNPLFLLLVVLNCAVFAGLGVIVGLNVKSLESVGLFNNFLIVPMSFLGGTFFDPGTLPMALKAIVYLLPLTYTTIGLRAAAYKPLGEFPWYSIPILLAVAGVLAAIGARQFSTQQD from the coding sequence ATGCTCACCGTGTTCTGGGGCGACTGGCTCGATTTGCGGGTGCGCATCCCACAGGTGGCAGCATCGGGGCTGGTGTCACCGCTGATCTACATCCTGGCCTTTGGCTTGGGCCTGGGCAGCGCCATCGACCAGGTGACTACTCCCTCAGCAGGCGAGAACTATCTAGAGTTTATTTTGCCGGGTATGGTGGCGCTGTCGTCAATGGTGATTAGCTTTGGTGGCACCACGTTTTCGATCTGCGGCGATCGCCTGTTTACCAAAACTTTTGAGGAAATGCTGCTCTACCCGGTGCGTCCCTTGGCGCTGCACTTGGGCAAAATGCTGGCGGGCATCGTGCGCGGGCTGATGACGGCGGGCTCGGTGATTCTGGTAGCGATTCTCTTCACTGGGCGGTTCTGGAGCTTTGTGAATCCCCTGTTTTTGCTGCTGGTGGTGCTCAATTGCGCCGTGTTTGCCGGTCTGGGAGTCATTGTCGGGCTCAACGTCAAATCCCTCGAAAGCGTTGGCTTATTCAACAACTTTTTGATTGTGCCGATGTCGTTTTTGGGCGGCACGTTCTTTGACCCCGGCACTCTGCCTATGGCGCTGAAGGCGATCGTTTACCTGCTACCGCTTACCTATACAACAATCGGCCTGCGGGCAGCCGCCTACAAGCCCTTAGGCGAATTTCCCTGGTACTCAATCCCCATTCTGCTAGCGGTGGCAGGGGTGCTGGCGGCGATCGGAGCACGCCAATTTTCAACCCAGCAAGATTAG
- the ppsA gene encoding phosphoenolpyruvate synthase, producing the protein MVATSVVQHSLVQRDQQLVLWLDQVRLEDVHLVGGKNASLGEMIQQLTPKGVRVPTGFATTSYAYRYFIEKTGLDAQLRQVLGGFDVNDVSELRRRGRKARSLILNATFPDDLKAAILTAYHQMCEEAGQSLCFGDESCLQDHAYTEVDVAVRSSATAEDLPDASFAGQQETYLNVYGDQAVLIACKKCYASLFTDRAISYRTTKHFDHFDVALSVCIQRMVRSDLATSGVMFSIDTETGFQNAVLLTAAYGLGENVVQGTVNPDEYVVFKPTLKSGHKPILSKRLGTKALRMVYNTTGTELTKNEPVPLADQERFAIEEDDILQLAQWACTIEEHYSQLRGVHSPMDIEWAKDGHTGELFIVQARPETVQSQKSQNELRSYILDVPEGAEPVARGRAVGDLIGQGEACVILEVSQIAEFRPGEVLVTARTDPDWEPIMKQASAIVTDQGGRTCHAAIIARELGIPAIVGCDNATQMLEMGDFVTVSCAEGEEGVIYRGELPFRVETTKLDSLPETRTKIMMNVGNPEKAFTLAALPNDGVGLARLEFIIANHIKVHPLALLNFDSLANGSEKREIQQLTAHYDHKPDYFTDKLAQGVGTLAAAFYPKPVVVRLSDFKSNEYAHLLGGSTFEPDEENPMLGWRGASRYYDERYRDGFALECQALKRVRDDMGLTNVILMVPFCRTPEEGRRVLEEMARHGLVRGENDLKVYVMCELPNNVILADEFSQVFDGFSIGSNDLTQLTLGIDRDSALVAHLFDERSTGVKRMVKMAIQTAKEHGRKIGICGQGPSDYPEFARFLVEQGIDSISLNPDTVIKTRLEIADMEQQIG; encoded by the coding sequence ATGGTAGCTACGTCTGTAGTTCAGCATTCTTTGGTGCAGCGTGATCAACAGTTGGTGCTCTGGCTCGACCAGGTACGGCTAGAGGATGTGCACCTTGTGGGCGGCAAAAATGCCTCCCTTGGAGAAATGATTCAGCAGCTCACGCCCAAGGGCGTGAGAGTGCCAACGGGGTTTGCCACCACCTCCTACGCCTACCGCTACTTCATTGAGAAAACTGGGCTAGATGCTCAGCTGCGCCAGGTGCTAGGCGGTTTCGACGTGAACGATGTGAGCGAGCTGCGGCGACGGGGCAGAAAGGCGCGATCGCTGATTCTCAACGCCACCTTCCCCGACGACCTGAAGGCTGCCATTCTCACGGCTTACCACCAGATGTGTGAGGAGGCAGGGCAGAGCCTCTGCTTTGGTGATGAGTCCTGCCTGCAAGACCACGCCTACACTGAGGTTGATGTGGCTGTGCGCTCTAGCGCCACCGCCGAAGATTTGCCCGACGCCAGCTTTGCGGGCCAGCAAGAGACCTACCTGAACGTCTACGGTGACCAGGCAGTGCTAATTGCCTGCAAGAAATGCTACGCCTCGCTGTTTACCGATCGCGCCATTTCCTATCGCACCACCAAACACTTCGACCACTTCGATGTGGCCCTATCGGTGTGCATTCAGCGCATGGTGCGCTCCGATCTCGCCACCTCGGGGGTGATGTTCTCCATCGATACCGAGACCGGCTTCCAAAACGCGGTGCTGCTGACCGCCGCCTACGGCCTGGGCGAAAATGTGGTGCAGGGCACCGTCAACCCCGACGAATATGTGGTGTTTAAACCCACCCTCAAATCTGGCCACAAACCTATTCTCAGCAAGCGCTTGGGCACCAAAGCCCTGCGCATGGTCTATAACACTACCGGCACCGAGCTGACCAAAAACGAGCCGGTGCCCCTGGCCGACCAAGAGCGTTTTGCCATCGAAGAAGACGACATTCTTCAGCTCGCCCAGTGGGCCTGCACTATCGAAGAGCACTACAGCCAACTGCGCGGCGTCCACAGCCCCATGGATATTGAGTGGGCCAAGGATGGCCATACGGGGGAGCTGTTTATCGTGCAGGCCCGGCCTGAAACGGTGCAATCGCAGAAATCGCAGAATGAGCTGCGATCGTACATTCTCGACGTGCCCGAGGGTGCGGAGCCGGTGGCCCGTGGGCGCGCCGTAGGCGATCTGATTGGCCAGGGCGAGGCCTGCGTGATTTTAGAGGTGTCCCAAATTGCCGAGTTCCGCCCTGGGGAAGTGCTGGTCACGGCTCGCACCGACCCCGACTGGGAGCCGATTATGAAGCAGGCCAGTGCGATCGTCACTGACCAGGGCGGGCGTACCTGCCACGCCGCCATCATTGCGCGAGAGCTGGGTATTCCGGCGATCGTCGGCTGCGACAACGCCACTCAAATGCTCGAGATGGGTGACTTCGTCACTGTCTCCTGCGCCGAGGGCGAAGAAGGGGTGATCTACCGAGGCGAGCTGCCCTTTAGGGTCGAGACTACCAAGCTCGATAGCCTGCCCGAAACCCGCACCAAGATCATGATGAACGTAGGCAACCCCGAGAAGGCCTTTACCCTAGCCGCCCTGCCCAACGACGGTGTTGGCCTAGCTCGGCTGGAATTTATCATCGCCAACCACATTAAAGTGCACCCGCTGGCCCTGCTCAACTTTGACAGCCTCGCCAACGGCTCTGAAAAGCGTGAAATTCAGCAGTTGACGGCTCATTACGACCACAAACCCGATTACTTCACCGATAAGCTAGCCCAGGGTGTCGGTACCTTGGCTGCTGCCTTTTATCCCAAACCGGTGGTGGTGCGACTGTCCGACTTTAAGAGCAACGAGTACGCCCATCTGCTGGGTGGCAGCACCTTTGAACCTGACGAAGAAAACCCAATGCTGGGCTGGCGCGGTGCCTCTCGCTACTACGACGAGCGCTACCGTGACGGTTTTGCCCTTGAGTGCCAGGCCCTCAAGCGGGTGCGCGATGATATGGGCCTCACCAATGTGATTTTGATGGTACCCTTCTGCCGCACTCCCGAAGAGGGCCGCCGGGTGCTTGAGGAAATGGCCCGACACGGCCTAGTGCGTGGCGAAAATGATCTGAAGGTCTACGTGATGTGCGAACTGCCTAATAACGTAATCTTGGCTGACGAGTTCAGCCAGGTGTTCGATGGCTTTTCCATTGGCTCGAACGACCTCACGCAGCTTACCCTGGGGATCGATCGCGACTCGGCCCTGGTGGCCCATCTGTTCGACGAGCGCAGCACCGGGGTCAAGCGCATGGTGAAGATGGCGATTCAAACCGCTAAGGAGCACGGCCGCAAAATTGGCATTTGTGGTCAGGGCCCCAGCGACTACCCCGAGTTTGCCCGCTTCCTAGTAGAGCAGGGCATCGACTCCATCAGCCTCAACCCAGACACGGTGATCAAAACCCGCCTAGAGATCGCCGACATGGAGCAGCAAATAGGTTGA
- a CDS encoding isoaspartyl peptidase/L-asparaginase family protein gives MNQVKPVIVVHGGAKTISEDKLEANHAGCRAAVEAGWKILRSGGSAAAAVEAAIQVLESDQTFNAGFGSTMNSEGEVEDDAAMMDGATLDWGAVAAVQGVRHPISVARKIMEDKPRFLVAESGERFALEHGLEVCDKDDLVSEEQYQEWKEEANVLDRPNTVGCVALDSSGNLAAGTSTGGTTGQSQGRVGDSALVGAGLYADNQLGACSTTGDGESIIPVVLAKTAIDALAEETHPDQAAQHAINTLKARVKGEAGCILLDSQGRIGWAYNSDNMAVAYMTEALQQPAVFTQKE, from the coding sequence ATGAATCAGGTTAAGCCAGTTATCGTTGTTCACGGTGGAGCTAAAACCATTTCAGAAGACAAACTGGAAGCAAATCACGCTGGGTGTCGAGCAGCAGTAGAGGCGGGGTGGAAGATACTTCGTAGCGGTGGTAGTGCAGCTGCAGCCGTTGAAGCTGCTATTCAGGTATTAGAGTCTGACCAAACATTCAATGCCGGCTTCGGTTCAACCATGAATAGTGAAGGCGAAGTCGAAGACGATGCCGCCATGATGGATGGAGCAACGTTAGATTGGGGAGCCGTTGCAGCCGTGCAGGGAGTTCGTCATCCCATCTCCGTTGCCCGCAAGATTATGGAAGACAAGCCTCGATTCCTAGTGGCTGAAAGTGGTGAACGATTTGCCCTCGAGCACGGGCTAGAGGTGTGTGATAAAGATGACCTGGTCAGCGAAGAACAGTATCAGGAATGGAAAGAAGAAGCTAACGTCTTAGATCGTCCAAATACTGTGGGCTGTGTGGCACTTGACAGCAGTGGCAATCTTGCTGCAGGTACTTCCACAGGTGGTACGACTGGCCAATCCCAAGGACGTGTGGGCGATTCTGCTTTAGTTGGCGCTGGTTTATATGCGGATAATCAACTGGGAGCTTGCTCAACTACTGGGGATGGCGAATCAATTATTCCGGTGGTACTTGCGAAGACGGCAATCGATGCCTTAGCTGAAGAAACTCATCCAGACCAAGCAGCCCAACACGCGATCAACACCCTCAAAGCTCGTGTAAAAGGTGAGGCAGGCTGTATCTTGCTTGATAGCCAGGGACGCATCGGGTGGGCATACAACTCAGACAATATGGCGGTTGCCTACATGACTGAAGCTTTGCAGCAGCCAGCCGTTTTTACCCAAAAGGAATAA
- a CDS encoding ATP-grasp domain-containing protein: protein MFSQTDFEFFQGNSFSDLFAQDIENESYALILNYPATAKWAAYPNVQKYFLQDGSSEATKTSFDKICQKEPWKNLAVLGDTLPGVVINPPQNLLVRYWQEHFGFGDRQLEMMDCSTYLDDFNQSNHLSQAITLFPFDRLLPEKHAVNPDTHYRLLSKATLAKLGVLCPIYQTYDLSQVDLNQIQLPSEYPYLIKTSHGLSGEGTYIIRSNSDLNYCLEELKKYMRINLLETIIVSEFVKHEVGNYCVQLYVNKAGKITLIGVTQQLVSSEGNYLGGLVDYTNDMSKFFPMISAIGEYAYQQGYFGIIGFDVLEDRDGKLYAIDANFRINGSTPLCLQRHLLLKHGKAIAKYSSDYRMEGTLDSILLTLKSELERKDFLILSALEKVKYGKIYTEIYGIATGKSLQDMQQIEQSLHSKGLHLTS, encoded by the coding sequence ATGTTTTCTCAAACTGACTTTGAATTCTTCCAAGGCAATTCTTTTTCTGATCTCTTCGCCCAGGATATTGAAAATGAATCCTATGCCCTGATCTTAAATTATCCCGCAACTGCAAAATGGGCAGCTTATCCTAACGTCCAGAAGTATTTTCTGCAAGACGGCAGCAGTGAAGCTACCAAAACGTCATTTGACAAAATTTGCCAAAAAGAACCTTGGAAAAATCTAGCTGTACTGGGAGACACGCTTCCTGGGGTAGTCATTAACCCACCGCAAAACCTCTTAGTGAGGTATTGGCAAGAGCATTTTGGCTTTGGCGATCGACAACTAGAGATGATGGATTGCTCAACATATTTAGATGACTTCAACCAGAGCAACCACCTCAGTCAAGCGATTACGCTTTTCCCGTTCGATCGATTACTGCCCGAGAAACATGCCGTCAACCCCGATACGCACTATCGTTTGTTGAGCAAAGCCACCCTCGCCAAGTTAGGAGTGCTCTGCCCAATTTACCAAACCTACGATTTAAGTCAGGTTGATCTAAATCAAATTCAACTTCCATCAGAGTACCCCTACCTAATTAAGACATCGCATGGTCTTTCGGGCGAGGGTACTTATATCATTCGCAGCAATAGCGATCTTAACTACTGCTTGGAAGAACTCAAGAAGTATATGAGGATCAATCTATTAGAAACCATTATTGTTTCAGAATTTGTTAAGCATGAAGTTGGTAACTATTGTGTGCAGCTCTATGTTAATAAAGCTGGAAAGATTACTCTAATTGGTGTGACACAGCAGCTAGTAAGTTCCGAAGGAAATTATTTAGGTGGGTTAGTCGATTACACAAATGATATGAGCAAATTCTTTCCAATGATTTCGGCGATCGGAGAGTATGCCTATCAGCAAGGATATTTCGGTATTATTGGTTTTGATGTTCTGGAAGATAGGGATGGAAAACTTTATGCGATCGACGCTAACTTTCGCATTAACGGTTCCACACCGCTTTGTCTTCAGCGCCATTTGTTGTTGAAGCATGGTAAAGCGATCGCAAAATATTCGAGCGATTATCGGATGGAAGGAACGCTTGATTCAATTTTGCTCACACTAAAGTCAGAGCTAGAGCGCAAAGATTTTCTTATCTTGTCGGCGCTAGAAAAGGTGAAGTATGGAAAAATCTATACCGAAATCTATGGCATTGCCACGGGAAAAAGCTTACAAGATATGCAACAGATAGAACAGAGCTTGCACAGCAAAGGCTTGCATTTGACGAGCTAA
- a CDS encoding NAD(P)H-binding protein gives MKAFVAGATGATGSKIVNQLVSRGVPVVAFVRDAAAARDKLPIEVTLMEGSVSDKESIRKAIAGCTVLLSATGARPGFDPTGPYQVDYEGNKNLIDVAKETGIEHFVMVSSLCASRFFHPLNLFFLILYWKHQAEAYLQASGLTYTIVRPGGLKDDDTDTRPLVMASADTLSEGSVPRSKVAEVCVEALYQPQSRNKIVEIVAQDNANPQPYEAMFAGVA, from the coding sequence GTGAAAGCATTTGTTGCCGGGGCGACTGGAGCCACAGGTTCAAAAATTGTGAACCAGCTCGTGAGTCGCGGCGTGCCCGTAGTGGCCTTTGTGCGCGATGCCGCCGCTGCCCGAGACAAGCTACCCATTGAGGTCACCCTGATGGAGGGCAGCGTCAGCGATAAGGAGAGCATTCGCAAAGCGATCGCAGGCTGCACCGTACTGCTATCTGCTACCGGCGCTCGCCCCGGCTTTGACCCTACTGGCCCCTACCAGGTTGACTACGAAGGCAACAAAAATCTGATCGATGTGGCCAAAGAAACCGGCATCGAGCACTTTGTCATGGTGTCGTCGCTCTGCGCCTCCCGCTTCTTCCACCCCCTCAATTTGTTCTTTCTCATTCTTTACTGGAAGCATCAGGCTGAGGCCTACCTGCAGGCCAGCGGTCTCACCTACACCATCGTTCGCCCCGGCGGCCTCAAGGACGACGACACCGACACCCGCCCCCTAGTTATGGCCTCGGCAGACACGCTGTCTGAGGGCAGCGTGCCCCGGTCAAAGGTAGCTGAGGTCTGTGTAGAAGCACTGTATCAGCCTCAGTCACGCAACAAAATTGTGGAAATTGTTGCCCAAGACAATGCCAATCCTCAGCCCTACGAAGCCATGTTTGCCGGGGTAGCGTAG
- a CDS encoding DUF1997 domain-containing protein, whose product MPSAQNSNASPLPGDEEVGVEEAVVNDQISPTTADHAVGQAPHAQVPLDGALLLEGYYAGKMDMAADSDTVGRYLNSHRGWFTRCAHPMQVEALSDHGYGLVVGRFSVLGYEVEPKVGLYLSPLDHQVYRIDTIPVPGYVPPGYDVDFHAVMRLQDGPNATPPATNLTQVDWDLSLAVKIHMPRLLNSVPRSLLKSSGDRLLNQVVRQVSKRLTRKVQDDFHHSHNLPLPESYRGHHFWSNWGR is encoded by the coding sequence ATGCCATCTGCCCAAAACTCCAACGCCTCGCCCTTGCCGGGGGATGAGGAGGTTGGCGTTGAGGAAGCGGTGGTCAACGACCAAATTTCCCCGACCACCGCTGACCATGCGGTCGGCCAAGCCCCCCATGCTCAGGTACCCCTAGACGGGGCTCTGCTGTTAGAGGGGTACTACGCTGGCAAAATGGACATGGCCGCCGATAGCGACACCGTTGGTCGCTACCTCAACAGCCACCGGGGGTGGTTTACCCGCTGCGCTCACCCAATGCAGGTAGAGGCGCTCTCAGACCACGGCTATGGACTGGTGGTAGGGCGCTTCTCGGTGCTGGGCTATGAAGTAGAGCCTAAAGTAGGTCTCTATTTGTCGCCCCTCGACCATCAGGTCTACCGCATTGATACGATTCCGGTGCCGGGGTACGTGCCTCCCGGCTACGACGTCGATTTTCATGCGGTGATGCGCTTGCAGGATGGCCCTAATGCCACCCCTCCCGCCACCAATCTCACTCAGGTTGATTGGGATCTGAGCCTAGCGGTCAAGATTCACATGCCACGCCTGCTCAACTCGGTGCCGCGATCGCTGCTTAAATCTTCGGGCGATCGCCTGCTTAACCAGGTGGTGCGCCAGGTCTCTAAGCGCCTCACCCGCAAGGTGCAAGACGACTTTCACCACAGCCACAACCTGCCCCTGCCCGAGAGCTACCGGGGCCACCACTTCTGGTCGAACTGGGGCCGGTAA
- a CDS encoding DUF4079 domain-containing protein: MTLDTIQPWLNFVHPITMWLLLAITLYALYLGVQSRRTRLGDAETRKELIKGKFALKHHKVGSLLLAWMVMGTVGGMGATYLEAGKLFVGPHLLAGLGMATLIAISAALVPFMQKGSETARLTHITLNMVLVGLFSWQAFTGMKIVQRLLTDLQASAGS, from the coding sequence ATGACCTTAGACACGATTCAACCCTGGCTCAACTTTGTTCACCCCATAACCATGTGGCTGCTGCTGGCGATTACCCTCTACGCCCTTTACCTGGGAGTTCAGTCGCGTCGCACCCGCCTGGGCGATGCCGAAACCCGCAAAGAGTTGATCAAAGGCAAGTTTGCCCTCAAGCACCACAAGGTCGGCTCTCTGCTGCTGGCCTGGATGGTGATGGGCACCGTGGGTGGCATGGGGGCTACCTACTTAGAGGCCGGCAAGCTGTTTGTGGGGCCTCACCTGTTAGCAGGCCTGGGTATGGCAACCCTGATTGCTATCTCTGCCGCCCTAGTGCCGTTTATGCAGAAGGGTAGTGAGACGGCTCGTCTCACCCACATCACCCTCAACATGGTGCTAGTCGGGCTATTTAGCTGGCAAGCCTTTACTGGCATGAAAATCGTGCAGCGGCTGCTGACTGACCTTCAGGCCTCAGCCGGATCCTAG